The following is a genomic window from Deltaproteobacteria bacterium.
CTGCACCCGCTGTGAAACGAAGTCAGCTCACCCTCCTCAGCGTGCCCGCCGCGTCTGCTTCCCGCGAGCGCCCCCCGCCCCCGTGGCGCTACCGCCGCGTCTTCTTGACAACGGAGGCCTTATAGGTGTTCGGCGCGCACGGTGCCGAGTCAACTCGGGCAACTCGGCCCCACGTCCCCGATTCATCATCGCGTTCCCGAGATTTGGATCGAGGCAGGTACGTCGCCAATTGCAGGTCATACGAGTAGGTCCCTCGTCCGCAAGGCAACATCAATCGACGCCTGAAGCAGCCTCGATTGCGCACCCAATACGAACTTGGCATCGACGGCAATCCCAAGACGAAGCGCTTCGTAACGCTCCACCCTCGTCATGCCGGTAGGTTCTGTCATGGTTTCCTCTGATTCAAACACAAGCATCTTGGTCTCCGTGTTTCCGATGACGATGCCCGACACCTCCCCATCACTGTTGAGGAGGGGTGCGCCGGAGAGACCGCGAGGCGCCGCAAATGACACCTCGTAGATTGGGAATCCGGGATCATCCCAGCCCATCGGCTTGAAGTCTTGGAGATGGCTGACAACATGCCCTTGAAAGCCCCGCTGAACTGGTACCGACCTACCGAAAATGCGGCGCATTGCGTATGGAAACCCCAGGGCCCGGACCAAATCGAAAGGCTTCAGGGCTGCTTGCCGCCACTTGGGTCTTTGAAACCAAGACGCGGAATCTGGGAGATCGAACTCAACCTGGATGATGGCTACGTCGCACGGTAGGACCTCGGAGTCGACGATTCGTGCACCCTTGAAATCTCCGGTGAATGGGTCCGCGAGGCCAACGACGCCAAACCTAGCGCCTGCGGCTCCGATTTCTTTGGCTACGTGCCCGGCCGTAATCATGAACGCGTCGTGCACTGCGAACGCAGTGCCGACGACGTCTCCACTCCGCACAAATTTGCCACCCTCACCTTGCGTGACGAGGAAGATCGGAAAGGTAATGGCGTAACCGAGGGGACGCACGGGCACGGCTCTCGACATTGCAACTCCTCTCTTACCACCGACTGTCTACTCGCCCCGACCGTCAGGTGCCTCATAACCTGGCGCGGCAGTCATGGCGGGCCTCCCTGCAGCCGAACGTAAAAGGGTTTTTCCGTCATCCGGCGCGACACGGGGTTGCGCGAGATGCTGTGGTGGTTGCCGCCGGATGGCGGAAAGGCCTGCCTGCGCCGCGGCTTCGGCAGGCAGGCCCCGTTGAACTGAACCGCTGATCACCGACGGTGCTCCCCACGTGTTATGGGGACTGTAAGGCGATTAGGTGTTCGATGGCAAGCGCGCGGGGTGCTCGAAGGCGGGGGCGATCGGGCGCAGAGAGGCGACATCGGAAGCACACCTGGGGTGACGAACGCTGCGGGCGGACCCGCTCGCGATGGAATGAGGCGCGCGGAGCGGCGCAGGGGCGCATGCGGGCGCACGACGGCGCACCGGTCGCGGCGCGATCGTGAAGACGCAGGGAGTCGGTGGGTCGCGGAAGCCGCGGGTGATCATGACGTGTCGTTGTCTCTGGTTGCCAGGCTTTGGGCAGCGTCGGGACGGCCGAAACAGGGGACGTACTTTAGGGTTT
Proteins encoded in this region:
- a CDS encoding trypsin-like peptidase domain-containing protein, yielding MSRAVPVRPLGYAITFPIFLVTQGEGGKFVRSGDVVGTAFAVHDAFMITAGHVAKEIGAAGARFGVVGLADPFTGDFKGARIVDSEVLPCDVAIIQVEFDLPDSASWFQRPKWRQAALKPFDLVRALGFPYAMRRIFGRSVPVQRGFQGHVVSHLQDFKPMGWDDPGFPIYEVSFAAPRGLSGAPLLNSDGEVSGIVIGNTETKMLVFESEETMTEPTGMTRVERYEALRLGIAVDAKFVLGAQSRLLQASIDVALRTRDLLV